In one window of Amblyomma americanum isolate KBUSLIRL-KWMA chromosome 9, ASM5285725v1, whole genome shotgun sequence DNA:
- the LOC144103265 gene encoding copine-9-like has protein sequence MAAEASTSSDELDIRLELTWSGVRDRRSTGGCWLDTFSVYSVSDGPDRTVFRELERSDPGKDNAAVFGTSYRFGETHQLLFEVFSLNRITKTPEPLGRMVCGAVDMLVYLDTPYTRTLVDRNGAKVPGSMTIVPRAVSHPGGFVALEFSARSLPVKRLFRSSDAMLELCAQDGNAVLVTEVVSGSRTPRWKPQVVNADRFPGGVLKLRCYDVTLTGDRTFVGQATALLDEMEAGTTLPLDVPRVVSAGLEPCSGGEQPVLHVERCRQFPWTLIDYLHGDFSLHFAFVIDLSSSNGDLRPGSEVRRYYECSIAAFDEVVQQFDEDQLLPALGFGARAAKGLMSQPLVFLSGSSDQKVKGVQGVLEAYAESLERLVPSEPSELAPAITHLAQLAQPSNYHVVLVFTDGRLDYGLSTLDCLSKAAACPLSVVLLVIGEEGCSRALRRDLLSRRRAGQRECVHVIEVAPYRDRLHVLPREALVAVPEQVMQFLAVNDVEPALGVQ, from the coding sequence ATGGCGGCCGAGGCGTCGACGTCGAGCGATGAGCTCGATATCCGCCTCGAGCTGACTTGGTCGGGAGTGCGCGACCGACGAAGCACAGGCGGATGTTGGCTGGACACGTTCTCCGTCTACTCGGTCAGCGACGGGCCCGACCGCACCGTGTTCCGTGAGCTGGAACGCTCCGACCCCGGCAAGGACAACGCGGCCGTCTTCGGCACTTCGTACCGCTTCGGCGAGACGCATCAGCTGCTCTTCGAGGTGTTCAGCCTCAACCGCATCACCAAGACACCCGAGCCTCTTGGAAGGATGGTATGCGGCGCCGTCGATATGCTCGTCTACCTAGACACGCCCTACACTCGCACACTGGTCGACCGCAATGGCGCCAAGGTGCCCGGAAGCATGACTATCGTGCCTAGAGCCGTCAGCCACCCCGGTGGGTTCGTGGCACTTGAGTTCTCAGCACGGTCGCTGCCAGTGAAGCGGCTCTTCCGTTCCAGCGACGCCATGCTCGAGCTGTGCGCCCAGGACGGCAACGCGGTGCTCGTTACCGAGGTTGTCTCTGGCAGCCGGACCCCGCGCTGGAAACCGCAGGTTGTCAACGCCGATCGTTTTCCTGGAGGCGTGCTCAAATTACGCTGTTACGACGTCACCCTCACGGGAGACCGCACTTTCGTGGGCCAAGCGACAGCCCTGCTGGACGAGATGGAAGCCGGCACCACGCTTCCTCTCGACGTTCCTCGAGTGGTGTCCGCGGGTCTCGAGCCATGTTCCGGAGGCGAGCAACCGGTTCTGCACGTGGAGCGGTGCCGCCAGTTCCCCTGGACCCTGATCGACTACCTGCATGGCGACTTCTCGCTACACTTCGCCTTTGTCATCGACCTGAGCTCCTCAAACGGCGATCTTCGCCCAGGAAGTGAGGTTCGGCGCTACTACGAGTGCTCCATCGCcgccttcgacgaggtcgtccaGCAGTTTGACGAGGACCAGCTTCTGCCTGCTCTGGGGTTTGGCGCCCGCGCCGCCAAGGGACTCATGAGTCAGCCGCTCGTCTTCCTCTCCGGCAGCAGTGACCAGAAGGTGAAGGGAGTGCAGGGCGTGCTGGAGGCGTATGCGGAGAGTCTGGAGCGACTGGTTCCGTCCGAGCCATCGGAGCTTGCGCCTGCCATCACGCACCTGGCACAACTGGCACAGCCATCCAACTACCATGTGGTCCTCGTCTTCACCGACGGCCGTCTCGACTACGGGCTTAGCACGCTGGACTGCCTCTCCAAGGCCGCGGCATGCCCCCTCTCCGTTGTGCTTCTCGTAATCGGTGAAGAAGGCTGCAGCCGAGCCCTGCGCAGGGACCTGCTGTCTCGCCGGCGTGCCGGTCAACGCGAGTGCGTGCACGTGATTGAAGTTGCGCCTTACCGTGATCGTTTGCACGTACTACCGCGAGAGGCGTTGGTCGCTGTTCCCGAACAGGTCATGCAGTTCTTGGCTGTGAACGACGTCGAGCCCGCTTTGGGGGTCCAGTAG